One genomic region from Arthrobacter sp. YN encodes:
- the zwf gene encoding glucose-6-phosphate dehydrogenase — translation MPETENGRKNAGLRNPLRDPRDRRLNRIAGPSSLVFFGVTGDLARKKLMPAVYDLANRGLLPPSFALVGFGRRDWDNADFAAEVKENVKAHARTKFDEAVWEQLASGIRFVQGEFDDDDAFERLGDVLDELDETRGTRGNHGFYLSIPPKAFEQVCRQLSKHGLAQAKPGQWRRVVIEKPFGHDLESARQLNDIVESVFPADAVFRIDHYLGKETVQNILALRFANQLFEPLWNANYVDHVQITMAEDIGTGGRAGYYDGVGAARDVIQNHLLQLLALTAMEEPISFNADDLRAEKEKVLAAVKLPDDLSTHSARGQFTGGWQGGEEVLGYLDEDGIPADSKTETFAAIRVDINTRRWNGVPFYLRAGKRLGRRVTEIAVVFKRAPNLLFRDHGEDDFGQNAVVIRVQPDEGATIRFGSKVPGTQMEVRDVTMDFGYGHSFTESSPEAYERLILDVLLGEPPLFPRHQEVELSWKILDPFEEYWAGLDEQPQPYAPGSWGPASADDLLARDGRTWRRP, via the coding sequence ATGCCAGAAACTGAAAACGGCAGGAAAAACGCCGGTCTGCGGAATCCTTTGCGGGATCCGCGGGACCGGCGCCTGAACCGCATCGCCGGGCCGTCGTCGTTGGTGTTCTTCGGAGTCACCGGCGACCTCGCCCGTAAGAAACTCATGCCGGCGGTCTATGACCTCGCCAACCGTGGTTTGCTGCCTCCCAGCTTCGCGCTGGTCGGTTTCGGCCGCCGTGACTGGGACAACGCTGACTTCGCGGCCGAGGTCAAGGAAAACGTCAAGGCCCATGCCCGGACCAAGTTCGATGAAGCCGTGTGGGAGCAGTTGGCTTCGGGTATTCGCTTTGTCCAGGGCGAGTTCGACGACGACGACGCTTTTGAGCGCCTCGGTGATGTCCTCGATGAGCTGGATGAGACCCGTGGTACCCGCGGGAACCACGGGTTCTACCTGTCCATCCCGCCCAAAGCCTTTGAGCAGGTCTGCCGCCAGCTGTCCAAGCACGGCCTTGCCCAAGCCAAGCCTGGCCAATGGCGCCGTGTGGTGATCGAGAAGCCGTTTGGGCATGACCTTGAATCCGCCCGTCAGCTGAACGACATCGTCGAGTCGGTGTTTCCGGCCGATGCCGTGTTCAGGATTGACCACTACCTGGGCAAGGAGACGGTGCAAAACATCCTGGCCCTGCGTTTCGCGAACCAATTATTTGAACCGCTCTGGAACGCCAACTACGTGGACCATGTCCAGATCACCATGGCGGAGGACATCGGCACCGGCGGTCGTGCAGGGTATTACGACGGCGTGGGTGCTGCCCGCGACGTCATCCAGAACCACCTGCTCCAGTTGCTGGCGTTGACGGCCATGGAGGAGCCCATTTCCTTCAATGCCGATGATTTGCGGGCGGAGAAGGAAAAGGTCCTCGCGGCAGTCAAGCTGCCCGATGACCTGTCAACCCATTCGGCGCGTGGTCAGTTCACCGGTGGTTGGCAGGGCGGCGAGGAGGTCCTCGGGTATTTGGACGAGGATGGCATCCCTGCCGATTCGAAGACCGAGACGTTCGCTGCGATCCGTGTGGACATCAACACCCGCCGCTGGAATGGTGTTCCGTTCTACCTGCGCGCCGGTAAGCGCCTGGGACGTCGCGTCACCGAAATTGCCGTGGTGTTCAAGCGCGCACCGAATCTGTTGTTCCGCGACCATGGCGAGGACGACTTCGGCCAGAACGCCGTAGTGATCCGCGTCCAGCCCGACGAAGGCGCCACCATCCGATTCGGATCCAAGGTCCCGGGCACGCAGATGGAAGTCCGCGACGTCACCATGGACTTTGGCTACGGTCACTCCTTCACGGAGTCCAGCCCCGAAGCCTACGAACGCCTGATCCTGGACGTGCTCCTGGGCGAACCGCCGCTCTTCCCGCGCCACCAGGAAGTGGAATTGTCCTGGAAGATCCTGGACCCGTTCGAGGAATACTGGGCCGGCCTGGACGAACAACCGCAACCCTACGCTCCCGGCAGTTGGGGACCGGCCTCGGCCGATGACCTGCTCGCCCGCGACGGACGAACCTGGAGAAGGCCATGA
- a CDS encoding RNA polymerase-binding protein RbpA, with product MVHGTPGYRGTRVGVAQGSTPRNQSDHGEGVQLPRIRVPYWCAKGHETRLVFLKLPDDQIPRNWDCPKCGLPASRDPGHPASARPGDELFKSHLDYVKERRSSQDAEIVLAGALERLRARGVLPDQLLGDA from the coding sequence ATGGTTCATGGCACGCCAGGATATCGGGGCACCCGCGTAGGTGTGGCCCAAGGTTCCACTCCGAGAAACCAAAGCGACCATGGCGAGGGAGTGCAGCTGCCGCGAATTCGGGTTCCCTATTGGTGCGCCAAAGGACACGAAACGCGGCTGGTCTTCCTTAAGTTGCCGGACGATCAAATTCCCAGGAACTGGGACTGCCCCAAGTGTGGTCTTCCGGCCTCACGGGATCCCGGCCATCCGGCCTCGGCCCGGCCAGGGGATGAGCTCTTCAAATCGCACCTCGATTACGTTAAAGAGAGACGCTCCAGCCAAGACGCAGAAATTGTCCTGGCTGGAGCGTTGGAGCGGCTACGCGCCCGCGGGGTCCTTCCGGACCAGCTGCTGGGGGACGCGTGA
- a CDS encoding phosphoglycerate kinase, whose translation MTSHTLNELIAEGVRGRHILVRSDLNVPLDGSTVTDDGRIKASLPVLKKLSDAGARVLVTAHLGRPKGAPEDKYSLKPAAARLAELADFPVQLAADTVGDSAKELSSGLNDGDVLILENVRFDARETSKDDAQRGAFADDLVALTGSNGAFVDDAFGAVHRKHASVYDVATRLPSYLGDLVHTEVEVLRKLTTDTQRPYVVVLGGSKVSDKLAVIENLLGKADTILVGGGMLFTFLAAAGHKVAGSLLEEDQIPVVQDYLQRASAAGTTFVIPTDVVVASRFAADADHEVVRADAIEDSAFGASGIGLDIGPESASAFAAQIEGAKTVFWNGPMGVFEFEAFSSGTRAIAQALTDTVAFTVVGGGDSAAAVRTLGFEDSQFGHISTGGGASLEYLEGKELPGLSVLDR comes from the coding sequence ATGACATCTCACACCCTCAACGAACTCATCGCTGAAGGTGTCCGCGGGCGGCACATTCTGGTCAGAAGTGACCTGAATGTGCCGCTCGACGGCTCTACAGTGACCGACGACGGCCGCATCAAGGCCTCACTTCCGGTCCTCAAGAAGCTCTCGGACGCCGGTGCCCGTGTGCTCGTTACCGCACACCTGGGACGCCCCAAGGGCGCTCCCGAAGACAAGTACTCCCTGAAGCCCGCAGCAGCCCGCCTTGCGGAACTGGCGGACTTCCCGGTACAGCTCGCCGCAGACACGGTGGGGGACTCCGCCAAGGAGCTCTCATCCGGCCTCAACGACGGTGACGTACTCATCCTGGAGAACGTTCGCTTCGATGCCCGCGAAACCAGCAAGGACGACGCCCAGCGCGGCGCCTTTGCCGACGATCTGGTTGCCCTCACGGGCAGCAATGGCGCCTTCGTGGACGATGCCTTTGGCGCTGTCCACCGCAAGCACGCCAGCGTTTATGACGTGGCAACCCGGTTGCCGTCCTACTTGGGCGACCTCGTCCACACCGAGGTAGAGGTTCTCCGGAAGCTCACCACGGACACGCAGCGCCCATACGTCGTGGTTCTTGGTGGGTCCAAGGTCTCGGACAAGCTGGCAGTGATTGAGAACCTCCTGGGCAAAGCTGACACCATCCTTGTTGGCGGCGGCATGCTCTTCACCTTCCTGGCCGCAGCAGGCCATAAGGTTGCCGGAAGCCTTCTCGAGGAGGACCAGATCCCAGTAGTGCAGGACTACCTCCAGCGCGCATCTGCTGCGGGTACCACCTTCGTGATCCCTACCGACGTAGTGGTGGCCAGCCGCTTTGCAGCTGATGCAGACCACGAGGTCGTCAGGGCAGACGCCATTGAGGACAGCGCTTTCGGTGCTTCCGGGATCGGCCTGGACATTGGACCGGAATCTGCTTCCGCGTTCGCCGCCCAGATCGAAGGCGCCAAGACCGTCTTCTGGAACGGCCCCATGGGTGTCTTCGAGTTCGAAGCCTTCTCCAGCGGAACGCGGGCCATTGCCCAGGCGCTGACGGATACGGTTGCCTTCACCGTGGTGGGGGGAGGCGATTCCGCCGCAGCCGTTCGGACCCTTGGGTTCGAGGACTCGCAGTTCGGACACATCTCCACTGGCGGTGGCGCAAGCCTGGAATACCTTGAAGGCAAGGAACTTCCGGGCCTGAGCGTCCTGGACCGCTAA
- a CDS encoding glucose-6-phosphate isomerase translates to MSTISYDASGAAQQAIAQHIDSLVEDRIATRIFAKDHTLWGPDAESESAIRLGWVEAATVSQALVGDILELRDALRAEGVTRIVLCGMGGSSLAPEVIAGTAGVELTVLDSTDPEQVSAALAERLAESAIVVSSKSGSTVETDSQRRVFEQAFNDAGIDAASRIIIVTDPGSPLDKASREAGYRAVFNADPNVGGRFSALTAFGLVPCGLAGVDIQAFLDEAEEAAEILNEDSTDNIGLALGIALGGTSPLRNKVVIAEDGSGIVGFADWAEQLIAESTGKLGTGVLPVVAGPDSPEALNGADDVLVVRLVSADADVELRGNEVAIAGGLASQMFVWEFATAVAGRLLGINPFDQPDVEAAKVAARGLLDARPEPTPAAFTDGAVEVRGGEWLGNASTASEAVQALLSQLGTDGYLSVQAYLDRITHAPLEGIRDELAAVSGRPVTFGWGPRFLHSTGQFHKGGPAIGVFLQVTASSSTDLDIPERPFTFGQLIAAQASGDAQVLEGHGRPVLRLHLTERAAGVAQLQEVVAALADQASALES, encoded by the coding sequence ATGAGCACAATCAGCTACGACGCCAGCGGTGCCGCGCAGCAGGCCATCGCCCAGCACATTGACAGCTTGGTCGAGGACAGGATCGCCACGCGGATTTTCGCCAAGGACCACACTCTGTGGGGTCCTGACGCGGAGTCCGAGTCCGCGATCCGCCTCGGCTGGGTAGAGGCCGCCACAGTATCCCAGGCCTTGGTCGGCGACATTCTGGAACTTCGTGACGCCCTTCGCGCCGAAGGAGTTACCCGCATTGTCCTGTGTGGCATGGGTGGGTCTTCGCTGGCTCCCGAGGTCATTGCCGGTACTGCCGGCGTCGAGCTGACCGTGCTGGACAGCACTGACCCTGAACAGGTCAGTGCTGCCCTGGCGGAGCGGCTGGCGGAATCGGCAATCGTCGTTTCCTCCAAGTCCGGCTCCACCGTTGAGACCGACTCCCAGCGCCGTGTTTTCGAGCAGGCGTTCAACGACGCCGGCATCGACGCTGCGAGCCGCATCATCATCGTCACGGATCCGGGGTCGCCCCTGGATAAGGCTTCGCGCGAGGCAGGCTACCGTGCGGTGTTCAACGCCGACCCCAACGTGGGAGGCCGCTTCTCTGCACTGACTGCGTTCGGCCTGGTCCCTTGTGGGCTTGCCGGTGTGGACATCCAGGCTTTCCTGGATGAGGCAGAGGAAGCTGCGGAGATCCTCAACGAGGACTCCACTGACAACATCGGCCTGGCACTGGGCATAGCTTTGGGTGGTACCAGCCCGCTGCGCAACAAGGTCGTCATCGCCGAAGACGGTTCAGGCATTGTCGGTTTCGCTGATTGGGCTGAACAGCTTATTGCGGAATCCACCGGCAAGCTGGGCACGGGTGTCCTGCCGGTCGTTGCCGGTCCGGATTCCCCGGAGGCCCTGAACGGTGCCGACGACGTCCTGGTGGTGCGGCTGGTCAGTGCGGATGCCGACGTCGAGCTTCGTGGGAACGAGGTTGCCATCGCCGGTGGGTTGGCCTCGCAGATGTTTGTCTGGGAGTTCGCAACCGCCGTGGCGGGTCGCCTGCTGGGCATCAATCCGTTTGACCAGCCCGACGTCGAGGCCGCCAAGGTGGCAGCGCGCGGCTTACTGGATGCCCGTCCCGAACCCACCCCGGCGGCCTTCACAGACGGGGCTGTGGAAGTACGCGGAGGAGAATGGCTCGGTAACGCCTCAACGGCAAGCGAAGCTGTGCAGGCACTGCTCAGCCAGCTCGGCACGGATGGCTACTTGAGCGTCCAGGCCTACCTCGACCGCATTACCCACGCGCCCCTTGAAGGAATCCGCGATGAACTCGCAGCCGTCAGCGGGCGTCCTGTGACGTTCGGTTGGGGTCCGCGGTTCCTTCACTCCACGGGCCAGTTCCACAAGGGTGGACCGGCCATCGGAGTGTTCCTGCAGGTCACTGCATCATCCTCCACCGATCTGGACATCCCGGAGCGGCCCTTCACTTTCGGCCAGCTCATTGCCGCCCAGGCCTCGGGCGACGCCCAGGTCCTGGAAGGCCATGGCCGCCCTGTATTGCGCCTGCACCTCACCGAGCGTGCTGCCGGCGTGGCCCAACTCCAGGAAGTCGTCGCTGCGTTGGCCGACCAGGCCAGCGCACTCGAAAGCTAA
- the secG gene encoding preprotein translocase subunit SecG, whose protein sequence is MDVLQVILQILLGITSLLLTLLILLHKGRGGGLSDMFGGGMSSGLSSSGVAERNLNRFTIILGITWGAVIIGLGLIMRFTSGGDS, encoded by the coding sequence GTGGACGTTCTTCAAGTCATTCTGCAGATCTTGCTGGGAATCACCAGTCTTCTGCTGACGCTGCTCATCCTCCTGCACAAGGGACGTGGCGGCGGTTTGTCCGACATGTTCGGTGGCGGAATGAGCTCCGGATTGAGTTCGTCCGGTGTAGCCGAGCGCAACCTGAACCGCTTCACCATCATTCTCGGCATTACGTGGGGAGCTGTCATCATCGGTCTTGGCCTGATCATGCGCTTCACCTCGGGTGGCGACTCCTAG
- the pgl gene encoding 6-phosphogluconolactonase → MAAIAARLITKLVDVQDKHGEATVVLTGGTVGIGTLKAVADSAAAPAVDWSKVNFWWGDERFVAADSEDRNTRQAHQALLAHLAVDPARIHEPGATDQFATADEAASAYAEELKAAAEAEHAADMSDNRSDEPGILPRFDVLLLGVGPDAHVASLFPEQAGVREKERTVVGVENSPKPPSSRISLTMPAINTAQEIWMVVAGEDKAGAVGLALAGANPVQVPAAGPVGRARTLWLIDENAASRVPQQLVRKDPAGA, encoded by the coding sequence ATGGCCGCCATCGCGGCACGCCTCATTACCAAGCTTGTGGATGTCCAGGACAAGCACGGGGAGGCCACGGTGGTCCTGACCGGCGGCACCGTCGGTATCGGAACGCTGAAGGCCGTGGCCGATTCGGCTGCAGCACCGGCCGTCGACTGGTCGAAGGTTAACTTTTGGTGGGGTGATGAACGCTTCGTTGCTGCTGACAGCGAGGACAGGAATACCCGTCAAGCGCATCAGGCACTGCTGGCCCACCTGGCTGTGGATCCTGCCAGGATCCACGAGCCTGGGGCGACGGACCAGTTTGCCACAGCTGACGAAGCCGCCTCTGCCTATGCCGAGGAACTCAAGGCGGCAGCCGAGGCCGAGCATGCAGCTGATATGTCTGATAACCGATCCGATGAGCCTGGCATCCTGCCGCGCTTCGATGTCCTGCTTCTCGGCGTGGGCCCGGACGCCCACGTGGCGTCGCTCTTTCCCGAGCAAGCCGGCGTCCGTGAGAAGGAGCGCACGGTGGTGGGTGTCGAGAACTCGCCCAAGCCGCCGTCGTCGCGCATCTCCTTGACGATGCCCGCCATCAACACCGCGCAGGAGATCTGGATGGTTGTTGCCGGAGAGGACAAGGCAGGAGCTGTTGGCTTGGCCTTGGCGGGTGCCAACCCGGTCCAAGTGCCCGCAGCCGGCCCCGTAGGCCGTGCGCGGACCCTGTGGCTTATCGACGAGAACGCAGCGTCACGCGTCCCCCAGCAGCTGGTCCGGAAGGACCCCGCGGGCGCGTAG
- the tpiA gene encoding triose-phosphate isomerase — translation MTTSANGNFVRKPFIAGNWKMNMDHVQGITLLQKLAWTLSDAKHDYNRAEVAVFPPFTDLRGVQTLVQGDDLEVVYGGQDLSQFDSGAYTGDISGQFLSKLGCAYVLVGHSERRTIHNESDDVLNAKVKAGFRHGVTPVLCVGEGLEIRQAGTHVEHTLAQLRAGVEGLTAEQAAELVVAYEPVWAIGTGEVAGPEDAQEMCAAIRAELAELFDETVAAKTRLLYGGSVKANNAAAIMAENDVDGLLVGGASLDPAEFANIVRFESHLVTD, via the coding sequence GTGACTACCTCTGCCAACGGCAACTTTGTCCGCAAGCCCTTCATCGCCGGCAACTGGAAGATGAACATGGATCATGTCCAGGGCATCACCTTGCTGCAGAAGCTCGCTTGGACGCTGTCCGACGCCAAGCACGACTACAACCGTGCCGAGGTCGCTGTCTTCCCGCCGTTCACGGACCTCCGTGGCGTCCAGACGCTGGTCCAAGGTGACGACCTCGAGGTCGTCTACGGTGGCCAGGACCTCTCGCAGTTCGACTCCGGAGCCTACACCGGTGATATCTCCGGTCAGTTCCTCAGCAAGTTGGGCTGCGCCTACGTCCTGGTGGGCCACAGTGAGCGGCGTACCATCCACAACGAGTCCGACGACGTCCTGAACGCCAAGGTCAAAGCTGGGTTCCGCCACGGCGTCACCCCTGTCCTCTGCGTCGGCGAAGGCCTTGAGATCCGCCAGGCTGGAACGCATGTGGAGCACACCCTCGCCCAACTGCGCGCCGGTGTTGAAGGACTCACGGCTGAGCAGGCTGCGGAACTCGTGGTTGCCTACGAGCCCGTCTGGGCCATCGGCACGGGTGAAGTTGCCGGTCCGGAGGATGCACAGGAAATGTGTGCAGCCATCCGAGCCGAACTTGCCGAACTCTTCGACGAAACCGTCGCAGCAAAAACCCGCCTCCTTTATGGCGGGTCCGTCAAGGCAAACAATGCAGCCGCCATCATGGCCGAAAATGACGTTGACGGATTGCTTGTGGGTGGCGCAAGCCTGGACCCCGCTGAGTTTGCTAACATTGTCAGGTTCGAGAGCCACCTCGTCACGGACTAG
- the tal gene encoding transaldolase, with the protein MTSIPTQQLSDAGVSIWLDDLSRTRLDTGTLQKLIDEKNVVGVTTNPSIFHAAITAGTDYDATIAAQAAAGASVEETIFEITTTDVADACDLFAPVAAATNGVDGRVSIEVDPRLAWDTAGTIAEAKHLYAKVNKDNVHIKIPATLEGLEAITATLAEGISVNVTLIFSLERYRAVINAFQSGLEQAKENGHDLSKIHSVASFFVSRVDSEIDKRLDAIGTDEAKALKGKAGVANARLAYQVYEELFSTERWAVLAEAGALPQRPLWASTGVKDPAYPDTLYVTELVAAGVVNTMPEKTLDATFDHGVVTGDTITGTYDEANETLNALEALGVSYNDVVTLLETEGLEKFVGSWKELLADVEGALATARKAS; encoded by the coding sequence ATGACCAGCATTCCCACGCAGCAGCTCTCCGACGCCGGCGTTTCCATCTGGCTGGATGACCTCTCCCGCACCCGCCTGGACACAGGCACCCTGCAGAAGCTCATCGACGAGAAGAACGTGGTTGGTGTAACCACCAACCCGTCCATCTTCCACGCCGCCATCACCGCCGGCACGGACTACGACGCCACCATCGCAGCGCAGGCCGCGGCCGGCGCAAGCGTCGAAGAAACCATCTTCGAAATCACCACCACGGACGTCGCTGACGCCTGCGATCTCTTCGCACCGGTAGCCGCCGCCACCAACGGTGTGGACGGCCGCGTCTCCATCGAGGTTGACCCCCGCCTTGCCTGGGACACCGCCGGAACCATCGCCGAGGCCAAGCACCTCTACGCCAAGGTCAACAAGGACAACGTCCACATCAAGATCCCCGCAACCCTGGAAGGCCTCGAAGCAATCACGGCTACCCTGGCCGAGGGCATCAGCGTCAACGTGACCCTGATCTTCTCCCTGGAGCGCTACCGCGCCGTCATCAACGCCTTCCAGTCCGGCCTTGAGCAGGCCAAGGAGAACGGCCACGACCTCTCCAAGATCCACTCTGTGGCTTCGTTCTTCGTGTCCCGCGTTGACTCCGAGATCGACAAGCGCCTCGACGCCATCGGCACCGATGAGGCCAAGGCACTCAAGGGCAAGGCCGGCGTCGCTAACGCACGCTTGGCCTACCAGGTCTACGAAGAGCTCTTCTCCACCGAGCGCTGGGCAGTGCTGGCAGAAGCCGGCGCACTCCCCCAGCGTCCGCTGTGGGCCTCCACCGGCGTCAAGGACCCGGCGTACCCGGACACCCTGTACGTGACCGAACTCGTGGCAGCCGGCGTGGTCAACACCATGCCGGAGAAGACGCTCGACGCCACCTTCGATCACGGTGTTGTGACCGGTGACACCATCACCGGCACCTACGACGAGGCAAACGAGACCCTCAACGCACTCGAAGCCCTCGGCGTTTCCTACAACGACGTCGTCACCCTCCTTGAGACCGAAGGTCTTGAGAAGTTCGTAGGCTCCTGGAAGGAACTCCTCGCCGACGTCGAAGGCGCCCTCGCCACCGCACGGAAGGCTTCCTAA
- a CDS encoding glucose-6-phosphate dehydrogenase assembly protein OpcA translates to MIVDLPDTTTSKISKKIMSLREQGGVIALGRVLTLVVVTKSGQEEEAIEAANEASREHPCRIIVLADAGVEGPDRLDAQIRVGGDAGASEVIVLRGHGHMAHESESLVAALLLPDAPIVAWWPHGAPESACETSIGRIAHRRITDSANEPDPRRALENIRATYKAGDTDLAWTRLTNWRMQLAAVFDQVDSDPVSAVAVEGASDSPSTLLLAAWLSLALEAPVTIVADPAGTGIRRVRLTRASGDVQLFRPGLSVAELTQPGQPAQRITLPRRSLKDCLAEELRRLDPDEVFGEVITMGLPLTSQRRVQTSAR, encoded by the coding sequence ATGATTGTAGATCTTCCCGATACCACCACCTCCAAAATCTCCAAGAAGATCATGTCGCTGCGTGAACAAGGCGGTGTCATCGCCTTGGGCCGTGTCCTCACCCTGGTAGTGGTGACCAAGTCCGGGCAGGAAGAGGAAGCCATCGAGGCAGCCAATGAAGCCAGCCGGGAACACCCCTGCCGGATCATTGTCCTGGCCGATGCAGGCGTTGAGGGTCCGGACCGTCTTGACGCGCAGATCAGGGTGGGCGGTGACGCCGGCGCGTCCGAGGTCATCGTCCTGCGCGGGCATGGGCACATGGCCCACGAGAGCGAATCGCTCGTGGCCGCCCTGCTCCTGCCGGATGCCCCGATTGTGGCCTGGTGGCCGCACGGAGCCCCGGAGAGTGCCTGCGAGACGTCCATCGGCCGGATTGCGCACCGGCGCATCACGGACTCGGCCAATGAACCCGACCCCCGCCGGGCACTGGAAAACATCCGGGCAACGTACAAAGCCGGCGACACCGACCTCGCCTGGACCCGCCTGACCAACTGGCGCATGCAACTCGCCGCTGTCTTCGACCAAGTTGACAGCGACCCCGTCTCAGCCGTTGCCGTTGAAGGCGCATCGGACTCCCCCAGCACCCTGCTGCTGGCCGCGTGGCTGAGCCTGGCACTGGAGGCGCCCGTGACGATTGTGGCGGACCCCGCAGGTACCGGCATTCGTCGGGTCCGGCTGACCCGTGCAAGCGGCGACGTCCAGCTTTTCCGTCCCGGACTGTCCGTGGCGGAGCTGACCCAGCCCGGGCAGCCGGCACAGCGTATCACTCTCCCCCGGCGCAGCCTGAAAGATTGCCTCGCCGAAGAACTCCGACGGCTTGACCCCGACGAAGTCTTCGGAGAAGTGATTACGATGGGACTGCCACTTACCAGCCAGAGGAGAGTCCAGACAAGTGCACGCTGA